The Choloepus didactylus isolate mChoDid1 chromosome 26, mChoDid1.pri, whole genome shotgun sequence sequence AACTCTGTGAAATTGGAATGTATAGGAATTTCTATGCTACAGTTTGAAAGATGATGCAAAAGCTTTTTCATATTAGTTGatcttaaatacatatatttagacCAAAGGTATAGCATATATTGTATGGCTTCCTATTATTATGGAGCTTTCTGAGCATATTCTTGGAAATATCATAGATCATGTATGGTGATGTAGAGGATGgcccaacagaaatataattaaaGTATGCAtgattttagagaaaaataccCAAATAGGACAGAAATAGCCAAATAGgaaggaaactaaaaatgaggCTTAATGTTCAGCATCCCTGTCATTTCAATTGCCTGGAGCCCTCTCTCTTCTGTGTGACTCTAATGAGagcattttttacttctttgttccTAAGATTATAAATGAGAGGATTAAGCATGGGGGTCACAATAGTATAAAACACAGAAGCCACTTGATACTTTCCCAAGGAGTAAGACTTCTTTGgctttaaataagtaaaaatcatAGTGCCATAATAGATGGTGACTCTCAGGAAGTGGGAGGCACAAATAGAGATGGCTTTGTGCTTTCCTGAAGCAGAATTAATTTTCAGAATAGTAGACAGAATGGACCTGTAGGAAACAGAGATTGGAATAAGAGACACCATTATGTTTAAAGAAGCTACAATGAATACCATGATTTCAATGTCATGAGTGTCAGTGCAGTACAGGATGAAAATTGGGGTTaagtcacagaaaaagtgatagATTATATTggatttgcagaaatgtaaacTGTTCATGTAAACAATATTGACTGATTCACTGAAGGCAATCATGTAGGACCCAGTGATGAGGGCACAGCAGAGTCTCCTGGACATAACAACTGGGTAATTTAGAGGATTGCAGATAGCTACATAGCAGTCATAGGCCAttgaagacaaaaggaaaaattcagtgacacacaataagaaaaaaaaagacatctggGTGTAGCAGCCCATGAATGAAATATACTTGTTGGAAGTCAGTAAGTTCTGTAGGGTTTTAGGTGTGATGACTGTTGAGTAACAGAGATCAAGAAATGACAGAtgactgaggaaaaaatacatgggtgTGTGAAGCTGTAGATCAAGGTGAATTATCAGCATCATCCCTGCATTCCCCAGAACAGTAATCAGGTATATCAGGAGAAACAGGGTAAAGAGGACCCATTGGAACTCTTCAGAGGCTGTTAGTCCCATAAGGATGAAGTCAGGCATATCTGTGTTATTCCTACTTCCCATAGAGTTCACTGTTGTAAACTGTTGAGAAATCAAAGGTGATACTTAGTACAAATATCTCAAATGGTATTTATTTTGTGACTTacctggcatttaaaaaaaatagattctagATTCTAGAAATTCATAAGAGCAGTTTACAAAATATGGCTGAAAAGAATGAGTGTGACTGACCAATATAAATTAGGCATAAATTATCATTTGCTGTTATATAATAGAAGCTCATTAAAATGAACTTGAcactatattaaatatatattaaaatgaacTTGTCACTGCTATAAATTCTTCCCCTTATTTACCTATTTATCCAGATGGTACTAATATACCCTAGGTAGTATTATtgtacaaaatatttagaaaatggaaaaggcacagaaacTTAACTTATCCAGTAGCAATCACTTAGTGCTGTTGGCTCTGTGAGTCTATGAAGATTATATGAGTCCAGAGATCATGCTCATCACAGTCTATTCCTACTTAAAGTTACtttcagaaaagcagaaaaaaggtaCTAGTTGTGTATCCAAAAATGATAGAGATTTATGCATCATTTActgtacttttcttttaatattatttaaaagaaatgacagaccagaaattaaaaatttaagcaAGTTTCTTGGAAAGTATTAATATTATAGCACACACATTACTATTAATTTTCAGAAGATATGCTTTTTTAAGggattatttaaaatgaaatttctccCCAAAATTTCATTTGAATATGCATACCACTCTTGATGACTGTAATTACATCAaatctttatttccatttctactaATCATGGCATTACTTAATGCCTACAGGATATGTAGgtgcatatacatatttttctaataataaCCAAATTTCTCTTAGAAAAACTAAAACACTAACTTTAAGAATAATACTCACAATGAGCCAAAGTTGGTGAGAAACTACTACCAACATTACCTCTCTAAAAATACATAAAC is a genomic window containing:
- the LOC119520750 gene encoding olfactory receptor 8H1-like; this encodes MGSRNNTDMPDFILMGLTASEEFQWVLFTLFLLIYLITVLGNAGMMLIIHLDLQLHTPMYFFLSHLSFLDLCYSTVITPKTLQNLLTSNKYISFMGCYTQMSFFFLLCVTEFFLLSSMAYDCYVAICNPLNYPVVMSRRLCCALITGSYMIAFSESVNIVYMNSLHFCKSNIIYHFFCDLTPIFILYCTDTHDIEIMVFIVASLNIMVSLIPISVSYRSILSTILKINSASGKHKAISICASHFLRVTIYYGTMIFTYLKPKKSYSLGKYQVASVFYTIVTPMLNPLIYNLRNKEVKNALIRVTQKREGSRQLK